Proteins encoded in a region of the Magallana gigas chromosome 8, xbMagGiga1.1, whole genome shotgun sequence genome:
- the LOC105342307 gene encoding uncharacterized protein, translated as MWKLSFGAIKMQSLLNVLLVTLTISCCINRATGTADEERSSRHKRMLDRLGSGFIKREPDSKIDDLVPKLRYYLAKAISERDDDSSPTEVDKRRLDRLDMGFIKKRRLDRLSTGFIKRDDDEEYENENEDGEDQMNKRYLDRLDSGFLKRFVPGEDKRYFDRLGSGFIRRSNFDRIGSGFIKRRFDRLGSGFIKRRFDRLNSGLIKRNLDRLNSGFIKRQRLDRLGSGFIKREEMDKRRLDRLGSGFL; from the exons ATGTGGAAGCTATCATTTGGGGCCATAAAGATGCAGTCACTGCTGAACGTTCTCCTTGTCACCCTGACAATATCATGTTGCATCAATAG AGCCACGGGAACAGCCGATGAAGAACGTTCATCAAGACACAAGAGGATGTTAGACAGACTAGGAAGCGGTTTCATTAAGAGAGAGCCAGACTCCAAAATCGACGATCTTGTCCCCAAGCTGCGGTACTACCTAGCAAAAGCTATCTCTGAGCGAGACGACGACAGCTCGCCAACAGAGGTCGACAAAAGACGCTTGGATCGTTTAGACATGGGTTTTATCAAGAAGCGTCGACTTGATCGTCTCTCCACGGGTTTTATCAAGCGTGACGATGACGAAGAATACGAAAACGAAAATGAAGATGGCGAAGACCAAATGAACAAACGATACCTTGACCGCTTAGATTCCGGATTCCTTAAGCGTTTTGTCCCAGGGGAAGATAAGAGATACTTCGACCGTTTGGGTTCCGGATTTATCCGGAGGAGTAATTTTGACAGAATCGGGTCTGGTTTTATTAAAAGACGTTTTGATAGACTCGGATCCGGGTTTATTAAACGACGTTTTGATAGACTAAATTCTGGACTGATAAAGCGAAATTTGGACCGTCTTAACTCCGGATTTATCAAACGACAAAGACTAGACCGACTTGGTTCTGGATTTATTAAGCGAGAGGAAATGGATAAACGAAGGTTAGATCGCTTAGGATCTGGTTttctatga